In Streptococcus pneumoniae, the sequence TTGCTGGTGAAACTCCAGCGGTGGCAGCTGCTATTCGTGAACACTACATGCCTACATCAGCTGAAGGAGAACTTCCAGAGAGCAAGGTCGGCGCAGTTCTAGCCATTGCAGACAAATTGGATACGATTTTGAGTTTCTTCTCAGTAGGATTGATTCCATCAGGTTCTAATGACCCTTATGCCCTTCGTCGTGCAACTCAAGGTGTGGTTCGTATCTTGGATGCCTTTGGTTGGCACATTGCTATGGATGAGCTGATTGATAGCCTTTATGCATTGAAATTTGACAGTTTGACTTATGAAAATAAAGCAGAGGTTATGGACTTTATCAAGGCTCGTGTTGATAAGATGATGGGCTCTACTCCAAAAGATATCAAGGAAGCAGTTCTTGCAGGTTCAAACTTTGTTGTGGCAGATATGTTGGAAGCAGCAAGTGCTCTCGTAGAAGTAAGCAAGGAAGAAGATTTTAAACCATCTGTTGAATCACTTTCTCGTGCCTTTAACCTGGCTGAGAAGGCAGAAGGGGTTGCTACAGTTGATTCAGCACTATTTGAGAATGACCAAGAAAAAGCTTTGGCAGAAGCAGTAGAAACACTCGTTTTATCAGGACCTGCAAGTCAGCAATTGAAACAACTCTTTGCGCTTAGCCCAGTCATTGATGCTTTCTTTGAAAATACTATGGTAATGGCTGAAGATCAGGCTGTCCGTCAAAATCGTTTGGCAATCTTGTCACAACTAACCAAGAAAGCAGCTAAGTTTGCTTGTTTTAACCAAATTAACACTAAATAAAATTTGATAAACGGACTTTATCTTATTACAAAGGAGAAGAAATGGATCCGAAAAAAATTGCTCGTATCAATGAGCTTGCTAAAAAGAAAAAAACAGAAGGCTTAACACCAGAAGAAAAAATGGAACAAGCCAAACTACGTGAGGAGTACATCGAAGGTTATCGCCGCGCTGTTCGTCACAACATTGAAGGAATCAAAATTGTGGACGAAGAAGGAAACGATGTTACACCAGAAAAACTACGCCAAGTACAACGTGAAAAAGGATTACATGGCCGTAGTCTTGATGACCCAAATTCATAATAATACTCTTCGAAAATCAAATTCAAACCACGTCAGCTTCACCTTGCCGTACTTAAGTACAGCCTGCGGCTAGCTTCCTAGTTTGCTCTTTGATTTTCATTGAGTATAAGTATTCTTTCTTTTAACAAGGATAGATGAAACGATAACAAAGAGACTAGCAGTTTGTGTTTGTTAGTCTTTTTTCGCTAAAAAAGGAACCATAATGGTTCCTAAAAACTATCATTAGTAACTTGCACCGGCTGTAGCGTCTGCGTCACCACCGTGGCCTCCAGCATCCCCTGAATCAGAAGCGCCAGAAGTAGCATCGGCGTTTCCATGACCTCCGGCAGCAGGAGCAAATGGTCCGCTACCACCCACCAAACGTTGACCAGTCTCTTTTAGGTACCAGTCAAGCCATGGTTGGAAGTTAAAGACGATTTCATTGATACCAGCGTATGATCCATCAGGATAGTACATTGCTTGGTAGTTGTGAGTGTTGATAACACCTGCAGGAGAACCTGGAACGATCGTACGGACGTATTCTTGGTTTCCGTTGCGAAGTGTTCCGATAACCCACTCTACGTTCTTCATACGTGCTGGTGGAAGAGAACCATGAACAGTCGACATACGGCTACCTGATTGAGGTGGTACACGTTTAGCGAACATAGTGTCTGGATCTTGGTGAGCGTTGTTGTAGTAGAGGAATTGGTTGTTGTCATCAGCGTATGTCAATTCAAATGGCATAGCTTTCAAGAACATATCAATTTGGTTAACTGTTAGGATACCGTGGTCCAATTTGACATAGGTATCACCAGAAACAGCACCAGTGATTGCTGCAACTTTTTCTACCCATTCTGGATCGTCAGGGTCAACTTCTGTGATGGTTGTAGCGATTGGTTTTCCACAATCCAAGTCTTCTGATTCGATTGGTTTTGGTTTTTTCAATTTCGAAACGACTCCTACGTATTTAACAAAGTTATCTAAGCAAGTTTCAAGGAATTTAACAGTGCCTTCGTTGGTGATATTTCCGTTGTTATCAAAAGCTTCCTTAGCTTTACCAAGAAGGAATTCGTTACCTGGAAGCGTGTAGGCATTAACACCTGGAGCATCAAGGATTTTACGAAGGTGAACTTGAGCACGTGATGTTCCTTGGTCATAGTATGATGCACCCACAATCATAACAGGCTTGTTTTCAAATGGATGAACTTCGTATGAAAGCCATTCAAGTACAGATTTGAGTGAAGCTGAGATAGTGTGGTTGTGCTCAGGAGTGGCGATAATGACACCATCAGCACGTGTAATCTTGTTATACAAGAAACGCAATTGGAAGCTTTCGTCCCATTTTTCGTCTTGGTTAAACATTGGAACTTCGTCGATTTC encodes:
- a CDS encoding DUF896 family protein; its protein translation is MDPKKIARINELAKKKKTEGLTPEEKMEQAKLREEYIEGYRRAVRHNIEGIKIVDEEGNDVTPEKLRQVQREKGLHGRSLDDPNS
- a CDS encoding NAD(P)H-dependent oxidoreductase; this translates as MKFVGLVGSNYDQSYNRKLLEFIRRNFKFKFELEVLEIDEVPMFNQDEKWDESFQLRFLYNKITRADGVIIATPEHNHTISASLKSVLEWLSYEVHPFENKPVMIVGASYYDQGTSRAQVHLRKILDAPGVNAYTLPGNEFLLGKAKEAFDNNGNITNEGTVKFLETCLDNFVKYVGVVSKLKKPKPIESEDLDCGKPIATTITEVDPDDPEWVEKVAAITGAVSGDTYVKLDHGILTVNQIDMFLKAMPFELTYADDNNQFLYYNNAHQDPDTMFAKRVPPQSGSRMSTVHGSLPPARMKNVEWVIGTLRNGNQEYVRTIVPGSPAGVINTHNYQAMYYPDGSYAGINEIVFNFQPWLDWYLKETGQRLVGGSGPFAPAAGGHGNADATSGASDSGDAGGHGGDADATAGASY